TCGCCAACATATGAGCCGTGAGCGAAGTCGCAAGCTGGTAGCAGCCAAGAAGGCGGCCGTACTCCAAGCTACGGGGCGGTTGGCCTGCGAGGCGTGCAGCTTCGATTTCAAAGAGGCCTACGGCGACATGGCAGCCGATATGTGTGAAGTGCACCATGTAGAGGCGCTCTGTACACGAGCTAGCGCAACAATCACTACTCTCGATGAGTTGGCGATCCTCTGCGCCAATTGTCACCGGGTAATCCACGCGACGAAGCCAATGTGGCCGGTATCTCGGCTTGCGGAGCGTTTGAGGAGGAGCAAGGGCCAGCCGCCGCGGTCGCGGCCGTCCGAGTGACAAGGCTTTCTAGCAGCCCCCTGAGGTGAGGCCGCAGGGGCTGATTAAGCGGCAAGCCGATGGCCCTCTCCTCGGGAAATGGAGAGATTCCATCGTTCAACGTAAGACCGGTGCTGGTTATTGAGCACGGCGGTCCGGATTTGCAGCAGGGTTGTGCGCGTGCCGATGCCGCCAGGCCATCAGCTATCGTTTGACGAACCGCATGCTGACCGCTTGGTTGACGGCTGACTCAACAAAGCCTGATGCAATGGGCTCTCCATGCCGATCGCATCAAAACTAGTAGATGAGCCTCATTGAGTACAAGGCTTGCTGCGGGACAAATTTTT
The genomic region above belongs to Cupriavidus oxalaticus and contains:
- a CDS encoding HNH endonuclease, with product MSRERSRKLVAAKKAAVLQATGRLACEACSFDFKEAYGDMAADMCEVHHVEALCTRASATITTLDELAILCANCHRVIHATKPMWPVSRLAERLRRSKGQPPRSRPSE